The following nucleotide sequence is from Acidobacteriota bacterium.
GAACAGTTTCTGGAGATGATTATTTCAAAGTTAGCTCTGGAGCCAAGTTTGATAAAAAATCATCCTGAATACGATTCGTTACGAAATTATGCGGTTATTGCCGCTTAGTTTTGTCCGAACCATTGGTCTTACTGAGGCTAATAAAAAAAGCAGAACCACAAATCTTCTGGTTCTGCTCTTTCAGTGAAAATAAAACGAGATTAGAAATTCGTAATTCTACGGGTTCGGGTCAGTCCATAGGATTTCAATTGACGGTATAACGTACTTGGTGAAATCCCCAACATTTCCGAAGCTTTTCCCTGATGCCAGCCGGTTTGTTCCAGAACATTGAGAATCTGCTTGCGTTTCAATTCGTCGAGATTTGCCGGAATATCTTCCTCTTGCATTGATGGATTGAAAATATCTATTCGTTCATTCCGCACCTCGATGGGGAGATCGTCTGGAGTAATTTCTTGATTGGGACAGAGAATCACCGCCCGTTCAACGACATTTTTCAGCTCGCGAACATTGCCCGGGAAGTTATAACTTAACAGACATTCCATAGCTTCTTTGCTGAATCGTATCTGGCGATTGCCGCGAATCTGATTTAAAAAAGTTTCCCCAAGTGCCGGAATGTCTTCGGGTCTTTCTCGCAAAGACGGTAATTTGATGGTGAAATTATTAATGCGGTAGAGTAAATCACCCCGGAACTTGCCCTCGGTCACATCCTTTTCTAAATCCCGATTGGTGGCAGCAACAATACGAACATCAACTTCGACTTTTTTGGTTCCCCCGACGCGATAGAAAGATTGCGTTTCCAGTACACGTAATAATTTGGATTGTAAGGTCAGATTCATTTCCCCGATTTCATCAAGAAAAAGCGTGCCATGATTTGCCAGTTCAAATAATCCCAGTTTGCGTTTTTGTGCGCCGGTAAAAGCGCCGGGTTCATAACCGAAAAGTTCGGATTCAAGCAGCGTTTCCTGAATTGCCGCACAACTAATGTCGATAAATGGGCCATTGAATCGTTGTGAAAAATGGTGAATGGTGTTGGCGATCAGTTCTTTGCCGGTGCCGGATTCGCCGGTCACCAAAACGATGGCATTCGATGAAGCGACTTTGCGAACCAGATCAAGAATAACGCGCATTTTATCGCTGCGGATAACAATGTCGGGCGCTTTTTCTTTGTATCGCAGACGCGATTGCAGCACCAGGTTTTCCTGCCGCAGTTGCCGTTTTTCAAAGGCTTTTTGCAGAATGGCGTCGAGTTCGCTGATCAGACAGGGTTTGGTCAGATAATCGTAAGCCCCCATCTTCATGGCTTGCAGAGCGGTTTCAACCGTCGCGTGTCCGGTCATCATCAGCACTTCAGGAGGCTGTTCAAGTTCTCGCAATTCTCGTAAAACCTCTAAACCGCTTCGACCCGGCATCATGATATCCAGCAAAGCGATGTCAAAATCATTCTCCTTGGCAACTTGAACTGCGGCTTCACCGTCATGAACCAGGGTGACACGATGCCCCAATCGCGTCAATTCCCGCTGTAAAACAATGCCTAGATTTTTTTCATCTTCGGCAATCAGCAAATTGATACTGGCATTTGCGCTCATTGAACCCTCTCTGTTTCAATTGGACGACTATGTAGTCGTTGGGACGACATAAAAGGGGCAGGTTCGGAAATGGGTAAGAGAATGCGGAACGTCGCGCCGTGACCTTCGATAGAATCAACTTCGATTTTTCCGCCATGATCGGTGACAATTCCATAACACACGGATAAACCGAGTCCGGTTCCTCTGCCGATGGGTTTGGTGGTAAAAAACGGGTCGAATATTTTTAATAGATTGGCAGAGGAAATCCCGCAACCGGTGTCGATAAATTCTGCGGACACCTGTTTTTCAGGGTTTTTTAAGGCTTTTGTGCGAATCGTCAGGGTGCCATCGCCGTTCATCGAATCATAGGCGTTGGAAATCAGGGCGATAAAAATCTGTTTCATTTGCCCTTCATTGACATAGACCGGCGCAACTTCATCATCAAGTTCTTTCACAATCGTCATCTTGCCGATCTTGGGATGATGTTTGACGAGGTGCAGCGTTTGATCAATGATCTGGTTAATATCACATAAAAATTTCTCGGATTGCCGTTGATGAGAAAACTCCAATAAATTATTGGTGATGGTTTTACACCGGAAAGCTTCGTCTTTGACGATTTGCAAATACTCTTTGAAATCAACCTGGGTATCGTCGCCTTGAATATCTGAAATACGTGAAAGCAGGGCTTCGGCACAGGCGGCAATGGTTGCCAGCGGATTATTAATTTCGTGAACCACGCCGGCGGCGAGTCTGCCGATGGATGCCAGTTTTTCCGCGTGAATCACCGCTTCATTCATCTTTTTCTGATCGGTGATGTCTTCACCAACCGTGATGACATGAGAGACTTCGGCATTATCCACCCGCATGGGAATTTTATTTATTTTCCAGATTTTTTTCTGACCGTCTTCAAAGGTTTCCTGTTCGAGCGAAATAATTTTTCCGGTGCGGAAGACATCCAAGAATTCTTCCTGGAGTTTAAGGCGGGGTTGTCGCATTAAAACCTTAAAGACATTTTTCCCAAGCACGGCTTCTCGACTGATGCCGCTTCCACCCAACTCTCGGTTGCGATTCCAAGCCACGATTCGCAGGTCTCTATCCACGACATAAAGCGAAACCGGAAGCGAGTCGATAATCTTTTCGGTAAATCGTTTCTGTTCCTCAATCTCTTTGGTTCGGGCAGAGACTTCGACTGCAAGGTTTATCGAAGTATCTTTGGAATTTTGATAAAGCTCGATGTTTCTGATAGCTAGACTCAGTTGTTGAGCGACGGAAATCAATAGACGCTGGTCATCCGAACTCATCGGTCGCGAAACATAACTACCACAAACCACCATCCCCAGGATGGTGCCGTCGAATTCCAATGTCGCGATGGTTTCAAGGGAGATATTTTTATCCTTGAGAATTTTTTCGGAAATCCGAATTTCAATTGACGGTTGTAAATTGTTCGGCTCAATTTTTTCAAGGAAATTTTTTACCTTGGCGCTATCAAACCAGTTTTCTTTATTTGCGCCTTCGCTCTGTACACGCGAATATTTCGCGGCTGCCAGGTGCTCAAGATTATCTTCCTGTTTGATAATCACCGCGCAAACATCACAAGCCAGCGCCTTGCCAACCGAAAAAACCGCATAGCTCAACAACTGGTCAAGTTCCAGAGAGGTCATCAAATTGTTGCCGAGATTGTAAACGAAAGACAGTTGTGAGGCGCTCTTTTTGGTTTCGATATACAATCGCGCATTTTCCAGAGCGATACTCAACTGGTTACAGATGGTTGAGAGCAACCCGGCATTTTGTTTTAAAAAACCTTGCGGTGAATTGGAGAAAAGACAGATGGCACCGGTAATACTGCCGTTGATACCGAAAGGCGCGCAAATGAGCGTTCTTAACTGCGAAAGCGGTTCGCCGAGTCGTTTGATACAGGATGATTCAGGAATATCATGAAGAATGAAAGGGGTATCCTGAATTGAAAAAGCGGTTCCAAAATAAAAATCAATCAGACAACCTTCCATCTCCCGGTCATTAAATTCAAATCCGTAATGCGCAGCGAGATTGACCGATTGAGAAAGCGGATTTCGCTGATAGATAACCCCGGCATCGGCATGGAAATCATTAACCAACACCTTCAAGGTTCCCTGGAGTAAAACGTCAGGGTCGAGCGAACTGGCAAGCACCGTGCTGACGGAATGGAGAATGTTTAATTGTTCAAATTTCTCCGATTTTTCGATGTCTTCGCCCCAGGATTTCACCAGAGATTTTACCCGCGAAATCAACTCGCCTTTGGTATAAGGCTTGGCTAATATAGCGGTCGCTCCGGCTTCAAGCCATGCCACTTTATCCTTGCTATTTTGCGTTTTGGTTATAACCAGAATCGGAAATTCAGCGGGTATCGAATAACTTCGTAAATCTTTAATCAGTTCGAGCGCGCGTTTCGCCCAATCCAGTTTCCAGAGGGTTGATGAGGGTTCATCCAAGTGAGTTGGGGTCAGTTGACCGGTTACTTTTGAGGCGGATGATTCAATGATAAATAATGAGGTTAAATTTGTTGAGATTTGTGAATAAGCCGATTCGACCGAAGTCGCAATCAATGCTCGATAACCGGTAGTTTCAAGCACCCGTTTTAAGGCGACAGCCGATTTTTGCTCGTCCCCTAAAATTACAATCTGGTATTTGCCGTATGAATGATTTTTCATCTTGGAAAATCAATAGTGCTGGAATGCCGTAACCTTCGGGAGGGGCAGCGGGGTATTTTTTGAGGGGCAGGATTTTAAGAAAATCTTCGTCCGAAATTTAAGTCAAAATGAATGAAGTGTCAATACAAAGAATAGGTTTGAAACCAGTTCAGTCAAGTTGAACGATGTTAAAAAGCCGTCTATTTAAAGAGTGGAATGGTAAATAAAAAGAGCCGGAAATATCATTCATTACCCGGCTCTTACCAAATTATTGACCCCCATCCAGGCGTTGTTTGGCTAAAACCGCTTCATTGCTTTTGGGATAGAGTTTCAGCAAGGCTTGAAATTCCGCCCTGGCAAGATCGCTTTGACCAAGTTCGCTCAACGCCAACGCCTTTTTAAAGCGCGCCGCCGGAACCTTATCGCCTTTGGCAAAAATCGTAATCACCTTGTCAAATTCGGTTACCGCTTCGGCAAATCTTCCTTTGGCGAAAAGCGTTTCCCCAATCCAATACTGGGCGTTATCTGCCATTTCACTGGATGGATAGGTTTCCACATATTGACGAAATTCGCTAATCGCCAGGTCGTAATTGCCGCGCGAATAATCGCCATAAGCGGCGGCGAAAAGCTGGTCGGGGTTGCCTGGCGTAATCTGTGTGAAGGTTGGAAGTTTTGGCAGGTTTTCCACCGTCTTCTTTAAATCCGCCAGTTGTTCCGACAGTTTATCAATGCGTTGATTGGTTGCCGATAATCGTTCACCCAGACCATTGACTTCATTGACCGCGCTCATCGCACCTTCCGCGACGCGGCTTTGACCCTGTCGAATGGCGTTGACGTTGTCAACGATTTGGGTAATCAGCGTGTTCAATTGACCGCTGTTTCTATCCATCGATTCCTGCATCGTTCGCACCTGTCTTTGCAGAACGATGAGTTCGGCTTTTAATTCATCAACCGTTTGCTTGAGTTCAAGAATTTGCGCCTCTTTCTTATCCTCAGCAAGGGCGCTGATTGATAGCGTCAACACCAGCACAAAACCCAGCAAACCAGACCATCGTTTTGAAAACATAAAAATCACCTTTGTTTTGAGAAAACCGGACAGTGTCACAGTTTTACCCTAATTGGAACCGCCACTGATGTAAATGAAATCATCACGTCGGTCTTTAGCCCAACCGGATTCACCTGCACCTGTGGCGTTTTCTTCACCGTAACTGACTGTTGAAATACGACTCGCATCGACGCCTGCGGCGACCAGAAATTCACGTGCGGATTGAGCGCGGCGTTCGCCAAGACCGATATTATACTCTTCGGTTCCGCGTGGGTCGCAATTTCCTTCAATACGAAAAGCAATTGAACGATTCGTCCCCTGGGTGAGCCAAGCCGCCGCTTGTCGAAGTTTTTCTTTTGACTCTTCAGAAAGGTCAGCACTGTCAAAATCGAAATAGATGGCTTGCACCCTTTGACTGAAGGTTAAAGCCACACTCGGATTTGTCGGTGAACCGATGGTGCGAGGACGGTCTTCGGTGACCCCCGAAGGTGTTGCCGGAGAAGTCACGGTCACACGAGCTGAGGCATTGGCGGTGCCGCCGGGACCCAAGGCAGTTGCCGTATAGGTTGTGGATTGTGATGGGCTGACGGCGCGCGAACCCGCAGCAGGAACCGAACCCAAATCAGAAATTGACACGCGGTCGGCGTTGGTTGAATTCCAGCGAATGGTCGTGCTTTGACCCCTTTCAATTGCCCCTTGATCGGCGGTAATGGAAATGGTCGGCGCGGCGGCGCGTGGGTCTACATTGACAACCTTACTATCGCGGGCTTCCTTTTTTCCGCGCGTTGCGACCGCTGTGTAGGTGGTTGTCGAATTCGGCAGATAAACTTTGGTTCCGGTTTTATCGACCTTTTCACCGTTAATGGTTACCTCTTTAGCATCTTTGGAATTCCAGGTGACGCGGACATCTTCACCCTGTTGAATGCGATCACGATTGACCGAAAGTTGTACTTTGGGTTTAGCGCAGGCAGTGAGAAAGACTGCGAGCGCCAAAATAAAGAGAATTGCAAGACTTCGATTATTTGGTTGTTTCATCCTGAATCTCCTTTCAGATTTATGAATTTATTTTCCCCAACTCGGAGAGCGTCCTCCACCTTTTGACACCTGACGTTGCCCTGTGCCATCGATATGCATTTGCCAAACTTCCAATCTCCCGCTTCGGGTTGATTGAAAGGCGATGTGACGGCTGTCAGGCGACCAGGTTGGACTTTCATTTCGACCTTCACTGGTTAATTGCAATAACTGACCGGAGGCAACATCGGTTACGAATATTTGATACCCGCCCGCGCCACCATAAGTAAACGCGATATAGCGACCATCCGGCGACCACGACGGCGAATCTGCATGACCGCCACGCCCAACCAGCACACGTTGATTTGCGCCGCTGGCATCCATGACATAAACCGTAGGCGACCCGCCTCTATCGGAAATAAAAGCGATTTCGCGACCCGTTGCAGGATTCCAGCGCGGCGAAATATTCACGGTTTTATTGGTCTTTGTCAGTCTTCTCAACCCTGAGCCATCAAGGCTGGATACATAAATTTCCATCGACCCATCGTTGCTGATTGCCGAACTGAATGCCAGTTGACCGCTCGGTGAAATTGATGGCGAAGATGTCGTCGAACGAAAATTGGTGCCACCAACTAATCCGCCTCCCACCGCGCGAACCACGATGTTGGGCACCCCGGTTTTGAAACTGACATAGGCAATATAGCGACCATCGGGTGAAAATTGCGGGAACCGATTGCGTGACCCATCACTGGCAAACCCACCGGCATTGAATCCATCATAATCCATCAAGTTTATCGCATTGCCTGAAACATAAGCGATTCGCGAGGTCGCAATGCCGTCACGTCCGGTTAGCAATTTCACAATTTCATCGGCAAACTCATGCGCTATGCGTCGCGCATTGCCGGTGTGTCGCGAAGCAATCAGTTGCGCTTTGGTTTTGACATCAAACAGATAGCAATCCGATGCCAGACCGCTTTGAATATTGCCAAAGGCAACGTAGTCGGCTTTTGTGGGGTCGCTGCTCCATTCCTCATATTTCAAAGACGCGGGGTCGGGAACCAGTGATTTGGGATTTAAACTTTTACCGACAATTCCTGAAATTGCGGCGAACTCCAAATCGGCAAGCAAAGTCTGGTTGAATTCATTGACCGCGCTATCGATGCCGCTGGAACGCGCCACGAAATCAGCAAGCGCAAGATTCGGACCATTGCCGGGTGTGACGATGATCGTGCCAACCTGCTTTTTGATGTCAGTTTGATTTTCCTGAGCAAAAATTGCAGGCATCAAGCAAGATGCCAACGGTGTTAAGAATGCAAGTTTGTTAAATTGCCGTCTATTCATAAATTTTTAATTGAAGGTTATTGAGCGACAAAAATTTTACCAATGAATAATGATGGATGACCAATCGCAATATTTATTTTGGAAAACGAAATCTGACTTCGGCTACGGCTTCCTGCACATTTGAAAGAAATCCCGCAGGAAATGCCGGTAAGGGATTTGCTGCGAGCACGGCTCTTTCAGCCGCATTATTGACCAGCGCAATCGAACTTCGTTGTTTGATGTATTGTGGCGCAACTCGTCCACCGGAAATTGAAAGTATCTGACCATCTCTGGCGATTCGCAACAAGATGATGACTTCCTGTGGCGGGGAATTTTCATTTACCGGTGGATTATAATTGCGACTGAGAATCTGTTGAATCAAGCGACCATAGGCAGACCCGCCCGGCAATCCTGTGCCGCCTCCGTACCCGCTGCCATTTCCAAGACTGACGCCGCCAACCGCGCCGGGAGTTGGTGAGCCGTAACTGCGACCGACCTGTGCCGATTGCGAGGTTGACCCGCCGCGTTCCTCTTTGCCGGTAAAAACTTTTTCTTCCTGTGGCGCAACCGGTCTATCGGTTTTTATCGCGTCAGGTTTTGATGTTGGTTTTTCAGTTGGTGGCAGCAAGGCTTCATCATCCGGTTGAGATTCCGGTCTTTCGGTTTCCATCCGGGTATTGTTTATCGGGTTATTTTCATCGCCAACGAAAGAAACATTTTGAGGTTTGGCGAAGCCTAAAATTTGTGAGGCATCAGCGACGCCGATTTGAATTGCCCCACCGCCACCTTCGCCGCCTTCACCTTCGCCCGCCGCGATGATTTGCTGAACCGATGGGCTTTGAAACCAGTAAAACAATCCGGCAAGCAGGGTTAAATGAAAAACCAATGAGCCAATCAACCCGAATCGCCCGGTTTTATTGGATTGTTTTGATGATTTCGTCACAGCGTTCGCTCAAACTTAATTTTGAATGTTGATTATACTCTCGGCAATTTAATGGATGACTATTTCTTCTTCACGGTTGGCTCGGTAACCAAACTGACCTCGGCACTAGCCTGTTTCGCCAAATCCAAAACATAAGCGATGATTCGATAGGGTGTTTCACCGTCGCCGCGTATGTAAACTTTGCGCTCACCGCTGCTTCCCAATTTATCTTTTAATAATTTCGGCAAATCATTCACATTTACCTGTTTGGCTTCTGATTGGGTGCTTAAAAAAATATTTCCGTCCTTATCAATACTCACTACAACGGCATTGGCTTTGGGTTGTTCAGTTTTTGTTTCGCTGGTTTTGGGTAAATTGACATCGATGCCGGTTTGAATGATCGGAGCCGTAACCATAAAAATCACCAGCAACACCAACATTACATCAACGAGTGGTGTGACGTTAATCTCTGAAAGTGATGTTTGGGTTCGCCCTTGTTGATCTTTGAATGCCATATCGAATTGCCTGTTTTTTTACCTTTGGGGTAACGCTTTCGAGTATTACGCTGAACCGGTGTTTAAAAACTATTTCACATAATTCCTTTCGATGATGTTCAACATTTCCAGAGAGAAGCGATCCATTTTTGCGCTTAGTGATTTTATGCGATTGAGAAAATAGTTGTAAAAAATCGAAGCGGGTACGGCGGCGGCAATCCCCGCGGCTGTAGCAATGAGCGCTTCGGCAATGCCGGGCGCAACCGATTGAATCGAAGAGGTGGATGCGGCACTCAACCCTTGAAAGGCGATGATAATGCCGACCACAGTTCCGAATAGCCCGATAAATGGTGAGGCATTCGCAGCCGTCGCCAGCCAGCTTAAACTTTTTTCCATATCGCTGACTTCGTTGATGGTCGCCGATTGCAGTACGCGATTGATGGCATCGAGACTCTGGACGCGACCCGCGCCACCGCTGATTTGATTGGTCACCTCGTCATATCCGGCGGCAAAAATTCGCGCCAGCGGACTGGCTTTGTGATAATCCGATTCCATCATTAAATCGGATAGTTTTTTATCGCGTTTACCAAAAGAGGTCAGGAAATCATCAGTCGCGCTTTCGGCATTTTTGAGCGCGCGCCATTTGGAAAAAATGATTGCCCAGGACGCGATTGAGAAAAGCAATAAAAGGATGAGAACGCCTTTGGCAATCGGGCTGGCTTTTAACAATAAATCGACTAACGAAATTCCTTGATTCTGTGGTGCTTGAATAACCAGAAAAAATAAATTGATTAAAGCGAACAATCTGCCCTCTCCTTAAAATTTCTACCAGTAATCATTATGGAATGATAAAAACGAGTGTTAATTCTAAACAGTGAAAAGGCAACTGACAAACGAATGATGGGCTTGACGAATGGTGAAAGCTCAAAGATATTCAA
It contains:
- the ybgF gene encoding tol-pal system protein YbgF — its product is MFSKRWSGLLGFVLVLTLSISALAEDKKEAQILELKQTVDELKAELIVLQRQVRTMQESMDRNSGQLNTLITQIVDNVNAIRQGQSRVAEGAMSAVNEVNGLGERLSATNQRIDKLSEQLADLKKTVENLPKLPTFTQITPGNPDQLFAAAYGDYSRGNYDLAISEFRQYVETYPSSEMADNAQYWIGETLFAKGRFAEAVTEFDKVITIFAKGDKVPAARFKKALALSELGQSDLARAEFQALLKLYPKSNEAVLAKQRLDGGQ
- a CDS encoding OmpA family protein, which translates into the protein MKQPNNRSLAILFILALAVFLTACAKPKVQLSVNRDRIQQGEDVRVTWNSKDAKEVTINGEKVDKTGTKVYLPNSTTTYTAVATRGKKEARDSKVVNVDPRAAAPTISITADQGAIERGQSTTIRWNSTNADRVSISDLGSVPAAGSRAVSPSQSTTYTATALGPGGTANASARVTVTSPATPSGVTEDRPRTIGSPTNPSVALTFSQRVQAIYFDFDSADLSEESKEKLRQAAAWLTQGTNRSIAFRIEGNCDPRGTEEYNIGLGERRAQSAREFLVAAGVDASRISTVSYGEENATGAGESGWAKDRRDDFIYISGGSN
- a CDS encoding TonB C-terminal domain-containing protein; the protein is MTKSSKQSNKTGRFGLIGSLVFHLTLLAGLFYWFQSPSVQQIIAAGEGEGGEGGGGAIQIGVADASQILGFAKPQNVSFVGDENNPINNTRMETERPESQPDDEALLPPTEKPTSKPDAIKTDRPVAPQEEKVFTGKEERGGSTSQSAQVGRSYGSPTPGAVGGVSLGNGSGYGGGTGLPGGSAYGRLIQQILSRNYNPPVNENSPPQEVIILLRIARDGQILSISGGRVAPQYIKQRSSIALVNNAAERAVLAANPLPAFPAGFLSNVQEAVAEVRFRFPK
- a CDS encoding sigma-54 dependent transcriptional regulator — translated: MSANASINLLIAEDEKNLGIVLQRELTRLGHRVTLVHDGEAAVQVAKENDFDIALLDIMMPGRSGLEVLRELRELEQPPEVLMMTGHATVETALQAMKMGAYDYLTKPCLISELDAILQKAFEKRQLRQENLVLQSRLRYKEKAPDIVIRSDKMRVILDLVRKVASSNAIVLVTGESGTGKELIANTIHHFSQRFNGPFIDISCAAIQETLLESELFGYEPGAFTGAQKRKLGLFELANHGTLFLDEIGEMNLTLQSKLLRVLETQSFYRVGGTKKVEVDVRIVAATNRDLEKDVTEGKFRGDLLYRINNFTIKLPSLRERPEDIPALGETFLNQIRGNRQIRFSKEAMECLLSYNFPGNVRELKNVVERAVILCPNQEITPDDLPIEVRNERIDIFNPSMQEEDIPANLDELKRKQILNVLEQTGWHQGKASEMLGISPSTLYRQLKSYGLTRTRRITNF
- a CDS encoding biopolymer transporter ExbD, whose product is MAFKDQQGRTQTSLSEINVTPLVDVMLVLLVIFMVTAPIIQTGIDVNLPKTSETKTEQPKANAVVVSIDKDGNIFLSTQSEAKQVNVNDLPKLLKDKLGSSGERKVYIRGDGETPYRIIAYVLDLAKQASAEVSLVTEPTVKKK
- a CDS encoding MotA/TolQ/ExbB proton channel family protein; protein product: MFALINLFFLVIQAPQNQGISLVDLLLKASPIAKGVLILLLLFSIASWAIIFSKWRALKNAESATDDFLTSFGKRDKKLSDLMMESDYHKASPLARIFAAGYDEVTNQISGGAGRVQSLDAINRVLQSATINEVSDMEKSLSWLATAANASPFIGLFGTVVGIIIAFQGLSAASTSSIQSVAPGIAEALIATAAGIAAAVPASIFYNYFLNRIKSLSAKMDRFSLEMLNIIERNYVK
- a CDS encoding ATP-binding protein — translated: MKNHSYGKYQIVILGDEQKSAVALKRVLETTGYRALIATSVESAYSQISTNLTSLFIIESSASKVTGQLTPTHLDEPSSTLWKLDWAKRALELIKDLRSYSIPAEFPILVITKTQNSKDKVAWLEAGATAILAKPYTKGELISRVKSLVKSWGEDIEKSEKFEQLNILHSVSTVLASSLDPDVLLQGTLKVLVNDFHADAGVIYQRNPLSQSVNLAAHYGFEFNDREMEGCLIDFYFGTAFSIQDTPFILHDIPESSCIKRLGEPLSQLRTLICAPFGINGSITGAICLFSNSPQGFLKQNAGLLSTICNQLSIALENARLYIETKKSASQLSFVYNLGNNLMTSLELDQLLSYAVFSVGKALACDVCAVIIKQEDNLEHLAAAKYSRVQSEGANKENWFDSAKVKNFLEKIEPNNLQPSIEIRISEKILKDKNISLETIATLEFDGTILGMVVCGSYVSRPMSSDDQRLLISVAQQLSLAIRNIELYQNSKDTSINLAVEVSARTKEIEEQKRFTEKIIDSLPVSLYVVDRDLRIVAWNRNRELGGSGISREAVLGKNVFKVLMRQPRLKLQEEFLDVFRTGKIISLEQETFEDGQKKIWKINKIPMRVDNAEVSHVITVGEDITDQKKMNEAVIHAEKLASIGRLAAGVVHEINNPLATIAACAEALLSRISDIQGDDTQVDFKEYLQIVKDEAFRCKTITNNLLEFSHQRQSEKFLCDINQIIDQTLHLVKHHPKIGKMTIVKELDDEVAPVYVNEGQMKQIFIALISNAYDSMNGDGTLTIRTKALKNPEKQVSAEFIDTGCGISSANLLKIFDPFFTTKPIGRGTGLGLSVCYGIVTDHGGKIEVDSIEGHGATFRILLPISEPAPFMSSQRLHSRPIETERVQ